A stretch of DNA from Planococcus antarcticus DSM 14505:
AGGAGGCTCTTATGCAAAGCTGGTATCAGATATTTCCTAAAAATCCATGGTTGAGTCTTTACGCCTGGGTCATCTTTTGTATTTTGCCTTTTTTCTTTATCTTTCGCGCTTCTTCATTGACTGAAATCATTTTAGGCATTCTGTTGCTATTGCTGTTCTTCATTGCTTACCGACTTTCTTATAATTCGAGAACCGGGTTTGTTTATGTTTGGGTGAGTTTTGAAATGGCTATTAATATCGGAATGATTATCCTGTTTGGTTATGTCTATCTGTCTATTTTTGTTGCATTTTTCATTGGAAACTTGCGCAATAAAGTTGGTTTTTTCATTATCTATGGCATCCACATTGGAATGACGATAGCGGCTGTGGTATTCGGCTTTTTTGAGCACAGTGAATTTTACATCTCTCAACTGCCGTTTATTGTACTCAGTATATTAGGCGTCATCCTTCTGCCATTCAATACCTATAATCGCAACAAACGGGAAAAGCTGGAAGGGCAGCTTGAAGATGCCAATAAACGAATTTCACAGCTTGTCATTATAGAAGAGCGTGAGCGGATTGCTCGTGATCTTCATGATACATTGGGGCAAAAATTATCATTGATCGGTTTGAAAAGTGATCTAGCTGGCAAATTGATTTATCGTAATCCTGAATCTGCTTTACATGAGATAAATGATGTCCGCCAGACAGCGCGCACGGCGTTAAAGGAAGTACGCGAGCTAGTGTCTAATATGCGCGGCACCAAACTGGATGAAGAAATCTTGCGGGTCCAACAGATTTTGAAAGCCGCTGAAATCGATTTTGTCTTCTATGGTTCACCGAAGTTAACCAATACACCGCTTTTGGTGGAAAATGTTCTGAGCATGTGCCTGAAAGAAGCGGTGACGAATGTCGTAAAACACAGTGGCGCGGCGCGTTGCAGCGTATTGATTAAGCAAAACCCTGAAGAAATTCTTGTGCAGGTTCAAGATGACGGACAGGGATTTCCTGGAGGAAATACTTCTCTGCAGGGAAACGGATTAGCAGGTATGCGCGAACGTTTGGAGTTTGTAAATGGTTCGGTGGGCATTAAAGTAATGGATGGCACGACCTTAAACATCAGGGTACCGAATGTGATTCTTTATAGTTCAAAGGAGGCAGTGAAATGATTCGAATCGTATTAGCTGAAGATCAGCGGATGATGCTGGGAGCTTTAGGGTCACTCTTGGACTTGGAAGAAGACATGGAAGTCGTCGGCAAAGCATCTAATGGAGAAGAGGCAATCGAGCTTGTGGAAAAACTGCAGCCTGAGATTTGCATCATGGATATTGAAATGCCGTTAAAAAGTGGATTGGATGCTGCGGAAATCTTGAAGGATCAACCGTGCAACATCATTATTCTGACTACGTTTGCACGTTCAGGCTATTTTGAACGCGCCAGAAAAGCAGGGGTCAGTGGATATTTGCTGAAAGACAGTCCGAGTGAGGATCTTGCTGCTTCCATCCGAACGATTATGGATGGACGTCGCATCTACGCGCCAGAATTGGTGGATTTGGCATATGCGGACGAAAATCCATTGACCGACAGAGAGAAACAGGTGATGGAACTGATTGCTGAAGGACGGAGCACAAAAGAAATTGCTAAAGAGCTGTTTATCACAACTGGTACAGTGAGAAATTATATCTCGACGATTCTGGATAAGCTGGAAGTTGGGAATCGGATCGAAGCAATTTCCCGTTTCAAAGAAAAAGGCTGGTTTAAGTAAAACGCCGCTGTCATTCGACAGCGGCGTTTTACTATTTCAGCGTCATTCGTAGAGCGTATCCGATAAGGAATCATCTTCGTTGTAAACATGGAGCTCTCCCTGATTCCTATTGACGTATCGTTTCGCTTCTTCCATCAGGTTGTCTTTAGTTTCTTCGATAAAGATCGCATTTTTGCTGTCTTTTTTCTTTAACTGCCATCCTTCATCGTGCTTTCTGATTTCATAGACCGGCCGCTCCTCACCTCCTGTTTCAGTTTGTTTGGCTTGGCTTAAGGCAATAGGGATAGCGCGGCCTTCTTCATAACCATCGCGAAGCAGTGCATTAGCAATTTCGATGGCTTTGTTGCGGACAGCGTTGTCTAGATTTTTAAATGAATCTGGATAATCGTTTTTGCTCCATGGCATCATAATCGCCTCCTTGAGACTCTTTTCCCCGCTCGGAATGTCTGTAAAACCAAAATGGGACTTTTAATAAATGTCAATAATGTTACACTGTAAATAAGGAGGGGATAAAATGACAGATACAACTTATCAAATCATTGCGTTAGCCGTTTATCTTGGCGCCATGCTGTATATTGGCTGGTACGCTTACCGAAAAACTGCCAACTTATCCGATTACATGCTTGGCGGGCGGGGGCTTGGACCAGCAGTCGCCGCACTTAGTGCCGGTGCGTCGGATATGTCTGGCTGGCTATTGCTTGGCTTACCGGGTGCGATCTACCTCGGCGGATTAGTTGAAGTGTGGATTGCCATCGGATTGACAATTGGTGCCTTTTTAAACTGGTACTTTGTAGCACCACGCTTACGAATTTACTCGTTTGTTACCAGTGACTCGATTACGATTCCAAGTTTCTTGGAAAACCGTTTGAAAGACAAATCACGGTTATTAAGAATTGTTGCAGGTATTATCATTTTGATCTTTTTCACATTTTACGTTTCATCCGGTATGGTAGCTTCTGGGCTATTCTTCCAGAGTTCATTCGGAATGGACTATCATTTAGGACTTGTCTTGGGCTCAATTGTTGTTGTAGCCTACACTTTATTCGGCGGATTCCTGGCTGTCAGTTATACCGACTTTGTTCAAGGGATTATGATGGTGCTGGCGTTAATTGCAGTACCGATAGTCGGAATTTTCGTCACAGGTGGATTTAGCGAAACAGCAGCGAGTATCCGCGAAGTAGATCCGAATATGTTGAGCCTGGTTTCCGGGGCTTCCACAATCGGGATTATTTCTGCAGTCGCTTGGGGTCTTGGTTACTTCGGCCAACCACACATCATCGTTCGTTTTATGGCGATAAAAACTTTGAAGGAAGTTCGTGTGGCTCGTCGCATTGGTATGGGCTGGATGATTTTCAGTCTTATCGGAGCAACTGCGACAGCGCTTATCGGGGTTGCTTACTTCCAGCAAAACCCTTCAGCGACGTTAGTAGATCCTGAAGCTGTCTTTCTTGACTTGAGCCAGATCTTGTTCCATCCATTGGTTGCTGGATTTGTACTAGCAGCTGTTTTGGCAGCCGTTATGAGTACGATATCTTCTCAGCTTTTAGTAAGTTCATCTGCACTTATTGAAGATTTATACAAAATTGCTTTCAAAAAAGAAGCATCAGCAAAAGGATATGTAACACTTGGGCGAATCGCCGTAGCATTGATTGCTGTTATTGCGGCTTACCTGGCATGGGAACAAAATAATACCATCTTGGGCTTAGTTGCTTATGCATGGGCCGGATTTGGTGCAGCTTTTGGACCAATCATTCTATTGTCTCTATTCTGGCGCAAGCTGACTTCAAAAGGTGCGTTAGCCGGAATGATCGTGGGTGCTGTTACGGTTATCCTTTGG
This window harbors:
- a CDS encoding response regulator transcription factor — its product is MIRIVLAEDQRMMLGALGSLLDLEEDMEVVGKASNGEEAIELVEKLQPEICIMDIEMPLKSGLDAAEILKDQPCNIIILTTFARSGYFERARKAGVSGYLLKDSPSEDLAASIRTIMDGRRIYAPELVDLAYADENPLTDREKQVMELIAEGRSTKEIAKELFITTGTVRNYISTILDKLEVGNRIEAISRFKEKGWFK
- a CDS encoding DUF2188 domain-containing protein; translated protein: MPWSKNDYPDSFKNLDNAVRNKAIEIANALLRDGYEEGRAIPIALSQAKQTETGGEERPVYEIRKHDEGWQLKKKDSKNAIFIEETKDNLMEEAKRYVNRNQGELHVYNEDDSLSDTLYE
- the putP gene encoding sodium/proline symporter PutP: MTDTTYQIIALAVYLGAMLYIGWYAYRKTANLSDYMLGGRGLGPAVAALSAGASDMSGWLLLGLPGAIYLGGLVEVWIAIGLTIGAFLNWYFVAPRLRIYSFVTSDSITIPSFLENRLKDKSRLLRIVAGIIILIFFTFYVSSGMVASGLFFQSSFGMDYHLGLVLGSIVVVAYTLFGGFLAVSYTDFVQGIMMVLALIAVPIVGIFVTGGFSETAASIREVDPNMLSLVSGASTIGIISAVAWGLGYFGQPHIIVRFMAIKTLKEVRVARRIGMGWMIFSLIGATATALIGVAYFQQNPSATLVDPEAVFLDLSQILFHPLVAGFVLAAVLAAVMSTISSQLLVSSSALIEDLYKIAFKKEASAKGYVTLGRIAVALIAVIAAYLAWEQNNTILGLVAYAWAGFGAAFGPIILLSLFWRKLTSKGALAGMIVGAVTVILWDSMGTAADEPGATEMTNFMGSVYEIIPGFFLCLLVTWLISLATYKPDAQIDKEFDETVRLINEDK
- a CDS encoding sensor histidine kinase — translated: MQSWYQIFPKNPWLSLYAWVIFCILPFFFIFRASSLTEIILGILLLLLFFIAYRLSYNSRTGFVYVWVSFEMAINIGMIILFGYVYLSIFVAFFIGNLRNKVGFFIIYGIHIGMTIAAVVFGFFEHSEFYISQLPFIVLSILGVILLPFNTYNRNKREKLEGQLEDANKRISQLVIIEERERIARDLHDTLGQKLSLIGLKSDLAGKLIYRNPESALHEINDVRQTARTALKEVRELVSNMRGTKLDEEILRVQQILKAAEIDFVFYGSPKLTNTPLLVENVLSMCLKEAVTNVVKHSGAARCSVLIKQNPEEILVQVQDDGQGFPGGNTSLQGNGLAGMRERLEFVNGSVGIKVMDGTTLNIRVPNVILYSSKEAVK